In Gemmatimonadota bacterium, a single genomic region encodes these proteins:
- a CDS encoding sulfatase, which produces MSDRSLSTTRRVVVRAAWLGLATGMVEGIVPLVQHTWFGRMRIYAPAHIAWMSPLAGLVVFLVVGTVLATALHPLQRRSPARALQLATTALAFLATWSITLLFPQLSQWAALILAAGVGTQVGRLTNGEGLDRLARRTLVPLGGAVAVLAATMILVPRGREARAIAALPAPPSDAPNVLLLILDTVRAQSMSLYGASDPTTPRLDSLAQSAVVFERAIATAPWTVPSHASMLTGRYPHELTVDWLTPLDDTTTTLAQVLSRHGYVTGAFMANYMMSTEVRLERGFQRYRDYGISARQLLVSSAVLRRLAYWPRLRRVLGRYDTVNRKRAPAANAELLEWLDQRTARRPFFAVVNYMDAHEVYAPPAPFRGRFGPDSVRRNEMTRYGLGGLGFRLGKAAMTPSQVQGELHAYEESLASLDHDLGALLDSLKARGVLDETVVIVTSDHGEHFGEHKKWEHANTLYPQLLHVPLLVRAPGRAPAGLRVRDFVSLRDVAATVLAMGPKSAELPGRTLSHHWDTTAVGSTRPVSPILASFSSGTWTPESPASTTRGWRSVVLGGQLVIEQVRTPTHFEVYDLEADPEGTRDLANDARGEAAMRAARAFLQPVLWQSQAPSVHRTAGSIGSLEQR; this is translated from the coding sequence GTGAGTGACCGATCCCTGTCCACGACGCGCCGCGTCGTGGTACGCGCCGCGTGGCTGGGGCTCGCGACCGGAATGGTCGAGGGGATCGTGCCGCTGGTCCAGCATACGTGGTTCGGGCGGATGCGGATCTACGCACCCGCCCACATCGCGTGGATGTCGCCGCTCGCCGGGCTGGTGGTGTTTCTCGTCGTCGGCACGGTCCTGGCGACCGCGCTCCATCCGCTCCAGCGCCGGTCACCGGCGCGGGCGTTGCAGCTCGCGACGACGGCGCTGGCCTTCCTCGCGACCTGGTCGATCACCCTGCTGTTCCCGCAGCTCAGCCAGTGGGCGGCGCTGATCCTGGCCGCCGGCGTTGGCACGCAGGTGGGGCGCCTAACGAACGGCGAGGGGCTCGACCGGCTCGCCCGCCGCACGTTGGTCCCGCTGGGCGGCGCCGTCGCGGTGCTGGCCGCCACGATGATCCTCGTGCCGCGCGGGCGCGAAGCGCGGGCGATCGCGGCGCTCCCCGCACCGCCGAGCGACGCGCCGAACGTCCTGCTGCTCATCCTCGACACCGTGCGCGCGCAGAGCATGAGCCTGTATGGCGCGAGCGATCCGACGACCCCACGCCTGGATTCCCTCGCCCAATCGGCCGTGGTCTTCGAACGCGCGATCGCCACCGCGCCGTGGACGGTCCCGTCGCACGCCAGCATGCTCACGGGTCGCTATCCGCACGAACTCACCGTCGACTGGCTCACCCCGCTCGACGACACGACGACGACGCTCGCCCAGGTCCTGTCGAGGCACGGCTACGTGACCGGCGCCTTCATGGCCAACTACATGATGTCGACCGAGGTCAGGCTGGAGCGCGGATTCCAGCGGTATCGGGACTACGGCATCTCCGCCCGCCAGCTGCTCGTGAGTTCCGCAGTGCTCCGACGGCTGGCCTATTGGCCGCGGCTCCGCCGAGTGCTCGGTCGATACGATACGGTGAACCGGAAACGCGCCCCAGCTGCAAACGCGGAGCTGCTGGAGTGGCTCGACCAGCGCACCGCGCGGCGCCCCTTCTTCGCCGTCGTCAACTACATGGACGCGCACGAGGTCTATGCCCCACCGGCGCCGTTCCGCGGCCGCTTCGGCCCCGACTCGGTTCGCCGCAACGAGATGACACGGTACGGCCTCGGGGGGCTCGGCTTCCGGCTCGGCAAGGCCGCCATGACACCGTCACAGGTGCAAGGCGAATTGCACGCGTACGAGGAGTCGCTCGCTTCACTCGATCACGACCTCGGGGCCCTGCTCGACTCCCTGAAGGCGCGCGGGGTGCTCGACGAGACGGTCGTGATCGTCACGTCCGATCACGGCGAGCACTTCGGGGAACACAAGAAGTGGGAGCACGCGAACACGCTCTATCCGCAGCTGCTGCACGTCCCCCTGCTGGTCCGCGCTCCGGGTCGCGCGCCGGCCGGACTTCGCGTTCGGGACTTCGTGTCGCTGCGCGACGTCGCCGCGACCGTGCTGGCCATGGGACCAAAGTCCGCCGAGCTCCCCGGACGCACCCTGTCGCATCACTGGGACACCACAGCCGTCGGCAGCACGCGCCCTGTCAGTCCGATCCTCGCCTCGTTCTCCAGCGGCACGTGGACCCCCGAGTCGCCCGCCAGCACGACCCGTGGATGGCGGAGCGTCGTCCTGGGCGGCCAGTTGGTCATCGAGCAGGTGCGCACGCCGACGCACTTCGAGGTCTACGATCTCGAGGCCGACCCCGAGGGCACACGCGATCTGGCGAACGACGCCCGGGGTGAGGCCGCGATGCGTGCGGCCCGCGCGTTCCTTCAACCCGTGCTCTGGCAGTCGCAGGCGCCGTCGGTCCATCGCACGGCCGGAAGCATCGGCTCGCTGGAGCAGCGCTAG